A region from the Silene latifolia isolate original U9 population chromosome 7, ASM4854445v1, whole genome shotgun sequence genome encodes:
- the LOC141590149 gene encoding uncharacterized protein LOC141590149, producing MDYRRGLLVAWYTVSRPKEEGGLGLRDQVIWNQAMVVKLVNWIAEKKCSVWVKWVHQIYIKGKTWMDYSPNNESSWTWRKICKTREDLTDGYTNERWSIDNEGYIAKGCYSWMRGQLPKVRLAKMVWNSWSLPKHSIFTWLILNESLKTKSKLKRIGVCDEALCCLYAQEKEMREHLFSRCTHSRRIIDETNKTRLSMPWDKSLDWGMGKRGTKLQRRIQVIVTMVGLYHIWHQRNRA from the coding sequence ATGGACTATAGGAGGGGCCTCCTGGTGGCTTGGTATACTGTTAGTAGACCTAAAGAGGAAGGGGGATTGGGTTTAAGAGACCAAGTTATTTGGAACCAAGCTATGGTTGTCAAATTAGTTAACTGGATTGCAGAGAAAAAATGCAGCGTGTGGGTCAAATGGGTTCATCAAATCTACATAAAGGGAAAAACATGGATGGACTATTCTCCTAACAATGAATCAAGCTGGACTTGGAGGAAAATATGCAAAACAAGAGAGGATCTAACAGATGGGTACACCAATGAAAGATGGAGCATTGACAATGAAGGGTACATAGCAAAAGGATGCTACTCGTGGATGAGAGGACAGCTTCCTAAAGTCAGGTTGGCGAAAATGGTGTGGAATAGTTGGTCATTACCCAAACACAGCATTTTCACTTGGTTAATTCTTAATGAATCTCTAAAAACTAAAAGCAAACTAAAAAGAATAGGGGTTTGTGACGAGGCACTGTGTTGTCTCTATGCTCAAGAAAAGGAAATGCGAGAACACTTATTTTCGAGATGTACTCATAGTAGGAGGATCATTGATGAAACAAACAAGACTAGATTAAGCATGCCTTGGGACAAGAGCCTGGATTGGGGAATGGGAAAAAGAGGAACAAAGCTCCAACGGAGGATCCAAGTAATCGTGACTATGGTGGGACTCTACCATATCTGGCACCAGAGGAATAGAGCTTGA